A genomic stretch from Planctomycetaceae bacterium includes:
- a CDS encoding sulfatase, translated as MSRLILLLALLLQSQMLAAERPNVLFIAVDDLRPELGCYGKQHIQSPNIDRLAASGVLFERAYCMVPTCGASRASLMTGIRPTPSRFVSYLTSAEKDAPGVTTFNTQFRQNGYYTVSLGKVFHHPDDNSEGWSEPAWRPKGIPWYRRPENREYEKQQKQGNSKRGPAWESADVPDNAYADGVLAERAVADLRRLKEKDQPFFLAVGFFKPHLPFIAPEKYWEMYDHEKILLPDNYYAPKDAPQASIHSSGELRAYAGIPETGPVSDETARNLIHGYYACVSYTDAQIGKLLDELDRLELASNTIVVLWGDHGWNLGEHTLWCKHSCYETSMQIPVIVRAPKIQGGQRRAGLVESIDLYPTLCELTDIPLPDHLQGRSLAPLMKDPEAEWKSAAVGRFQNGDSIRTEKFRFTEYTDKTGKQTSQMLYDHQADPGENVNVVESHQKAVQDLTDALHQLKGYDRE; from the coding sequence ATGAGCCGACTAATACTTCTGCTCGCCTTACTTCTTCAAAGTCAGATGCTCGCTGCCGAGCGTCCAAACGTTCTGTTCATCGCCGTCGATGATCTGCGTCCGGAGTTAGGTTGCTATGGCAAGCAGCACATCCAGTCCCCGAATATCGACAGGCTGGCGGCATCAGGTGTCCTGTTCGAGCGGGCCTACTGCATGGTGCCGACGTGTGGAGCGTCACGTGCGAGTTTGATGACCGGCATCCGGCCCACACCCAGCCGCTTCGTAAGTTACCTGACATCGGCCGAAAAGGATGCGCCGGGGGTGACGACATTCAATACCCAGTTCAGGCAAAACGGATACTACACCGTTTCGCTCGGCAAAGTGTTTCATCACCCGGACGACAACTCCGAAGGCTGGTCGGAACCGGCATGGCGACCGAAAGGAATCCCGTGGTATCGGCGGCCTGAGAACCGTGAATACGAGAAACAACAAAAGCAGGGAAACAGCAAACGAGGCCCGGCATGGGAGTCAGCAGATGTGCCGGATAATGCTTATGCCGATGGTGTTCTCGCCGAGCGAGCCGTTGCCGATCTCCGCAGGCTGAAAGAGAAGGATCAGCCATTCTTTCTTGCCGTCGGCTTCTTCAAGCCACACCTCCCATTCATCGCCCCCGAAAAATACTGGGAAATGTATGATCACGAGAAGATTCTTCTCCCCGACAACTACTACGCCCCCAAAGATGCACCGCAAGCATCGATTCACTCGTCAGGCGAACTCCGGGCTTATGCCGGAATTCCGGAAACAGGTCCGGTTTCGGATGAAACAGCCCGCAATCTGATCCACGGCTACTATGCCTGCGTCAGTTACACCGATGCTCAGATCGGAAAACTGCTGGATGAACTAGACCGGCTCGAACTGGCCAGCAATACGATTGTCGTCCTGTGGGGCGATCATGGCTGGAACCTTGGTGAACATACACTGTGGTGCAAACACAGTTGCTATGAAACCTCAATGCAAATTCCGGTGATCGTGCGGGCTCCGAAAATTCAGGGCGGTCAAAGGAGGGCGGGGCTGGTCGAGTCTATCGACCTGTACCCGACACTTTGCGAACTAACGGACATCCCTTTGCCGGATCACCTGCAAGGCCGCAGCCTCGCTCCGCTGATGAAAGACCCCGAGGCTGAATGGAAGTCAGCCGCCGTAGGACGGTTTCAGAACGGTGACTCTATCCGCACTGAGAAATTCCGCTTTACGGAATACACCGACAAGACAGGCAAGCAGACTTCGCAGATGTTGTATGACCACCAGGCTGATCCCGGAGAAAACGTCAATGTCGTTGAGAGTCACCAGAAGGCTGTCCAGGATTTGACGGACGCACTTCACCAACTGAAGGGATATGATAGAGAATGA